A DNA window from Schistocerca americana isolate TAMUIC-IGC-003095 chromosome 4, iqSchAmer2.1, whole genome shotgun sequence contains the following coding sequences:
- the LOC124612960 gene encoding ELL-associated factor 2-like translates to MPPGKQNARMSRANGAGEDNRTIAEKLALGSEVKELKMGRSFMNDKSVSFHTLRYDFKPASVDVSKDAAVAIEENQKVTVTVPHVDGAGTPHTVYKGSYRPYQKECVLIIDRKTGKVTLEKLSSNLQLKKTRSETEGFNKRSSLLRAQQMASSLSTVIPRHSPLHPSPSHHSRSPTQTSNQAASAASSLPLIGLDEITDTVSPPAPLSSQQENMGQQSSLPSLSESSSSDSSPDQSDSETETKPSAGHQSFPSGGGNSTNGQFSGFSKILNEDLQLSESGSDD, encoded by the coding sequence ATGCCACCAGGAAAGCAAAATGCCCGGATGTCTCGTGCCAACGGCGCAGGCGAAGATAATCGAACGATTGCTGAGAAGTTAGCTTTAGGATCTGAAGTGAAAGAATTAAAAATGGGCCGCAGTTTCATGAATGATAAATCTGTATCATTCCATACTTTGCGGTATGACTTCAAGCCAGCTAGTGTCGACGTTTCAAAAGACGCAGCTGTTGCGATTGAAGAAAATCAGAAAGTGACCGTAACAGTGCCCCATGTAGATGGTGCAGGCACTCCCCATACTGTATATAAAGGCTCATACCGCCCTTACCAGAAAGAATGTGTTCTGATAATTGATAGAAAAACCGGAAAAGTGACACTGGAGAAACTGAGCAGTAATTTACAATTGAAGAAAACTCGCTCAGAGACAGAAGGTTTTAACAAGAGAAGCAGCTTGTTGCGTGCACAGCAGATGGCTTCATCACTATCAACAGTTATACCACGTCATTCACCATTGCATCCATCGCCATCACACCATTCACGTAGTCCAACCCAGACTTCAAATCAAGCAGCATCAGCAGCAAGCAGTTTACCACTTATTGGTCTGGATGAAATTACTGATACAGTCTCCCCACCAGCACCTTTATCTTCTCAGCAAGAAAACATGGGCCAACAGTCATCGCTCCCCTCGCTTTCAGAGTCATCATCAAGTGACAGTTCTCCAGATCAGTCAGACAGTGAAACGGAGACTAAACCTTCAGCTGGTCACCAATCTTTTCCTAGTGGTGGTGGTAATAGTACCAATGGACAATTTTCAGGGTTCTCCAAGATTCTGAATGAGGATTTGCAGCTGTCAGAATCAGGTTCAGATGACTAA